CTGAGGACTGTTTTTGACTACCTCTGCTAAAAAGCCTGAGATTGTCGCGGTCGTACCTCCCTCACAATGACGATTTTATGGGTTGTTGTTGTGGGAATTGTTTATTTGTTTATCTGTTGATTTGTTTATTTGATGATTTGTTTATTCATAATTTGACTGTTGACTGAAGACTGCCGACTTCTTTAATTGAAAGCTCCACCATACCGTCATTGCGAAGGAAGAATGACTGAAGCAATCTGATGAAAGAATTGTTTATTTGTTTAGATTCTCCTCCGTAGCTTTAGCAAGGAGGATTTAGTTATCTGTTTTTTCGTAACACATAACTTTAAGTACTTTAGGCACTTTAAGTACTCTAAGTACTTCTTTTTGTTTATTTGGAATTTGACTGCTGGCTGGAGACTGCTGACTGAGGACTGTTTTTGACTACCTCTGCTAAAAAGCCCGAGATTGTCGCGGTCGTATTCTGACAACTAATAATTGTAGTAAAATTATCACATTGTTTTTGTCAGAATACTCCCTCACAATGACGATTTTATGGGTTGTTGTTGTTGTAGGAATTGTTTATTTGGTGATTTGTTTATCTGTTTATTTGGAATTTGACTGCGAACTGTTGACTGTTTTTGACTGCTGACTGGAGACTGCCGACTGGTAATTTGTTTATCCGTAACACATAACCTTTTAGTTTTTAGTTTTTAGCTTTTAGTTTTAAGTACTTCTTTTTGTTTATTTGGAATTTGACTGCGAACTGTTGACTGACGACTGTCTTTGACTACCCAACTCCCCTACTCTTCCTTCAACCTCATTTGCGGAAACAAAATAACTTCCTGTATTGAATGTGAGTCCGTAAGCATCATTGTTAGCCTGTCAATACCAATTCCAATTCCTGCTGTTGGAGGCATTCCGTATTCAATAGATTTTAAGAAATCTTCATCCAGCACCATTGCTTCCTCATCACCTCTTTTACCAAGTTCAAGTTGTTTTTCAAATCTTGCTCTTTGGTCAATAGGGTCGTTAAGTTCCGAAAATGCATTGCAAATTTCTTTACCTATTACAACACATTCAAATCTTTCAACAAGTCCGTCTTTACTTCTGTGTTTTTTTGCCAATGGAGACATCTCAATCGGATAGTCAATTATAAATGTAGGATTTATAAGATTAGGTTCACATTTTTCGCCAAAAATCTCATCAATTATTTTCCCTTTACCCATTGTTTTATCAATAGGAACATTTAGTTCTTTTGCTGTTTTAAAAAGTTGTTCCTCATCCATTTCCGAAATATCAATTTTAGTAAATTCCTCAATTATCTCAAACATTGATATTCTTTTCCATGGTCGTTTAAAGTCAACTTCTTTACCGCCATAAGTTATTTTTGTAGTTCCAAAAAGCTGTTTTACAAGCCCTTCTATTATCTCTTCATAAAGATCCATCATCCAAATATAATCTTTGTAAGCAACATAGAGTTCTATTTGAGTAAATTCAGGATTGTGGAATCTATCCATTCCTTCATTCCTAAAATCTTTAGCAAATTCATAAACTCCATCTATTCCACCAACTATAAGTTTTTTGAGGTAAAGTTCATTTGCAATTCTAAGATACAATGTTTGGTCAAGAGTGTTGTGATGTGTTTTAAATGGTTTTGCAGCAGCACCTCCGTAAATCGGTTGGAGTATAGGTGTTTCTACTTCAAGATATCCTTTGTTGTTTAAGAAATCACGAATATACTGTATTATTTTAGCACGTGTTTCAAAGATTTTTCTTGTGTTTGAATTTACAATCAAGTCAACATATCTTTGTCTGTATCGTTGCTCAGGGTCGGTAAAAGCATCAAAAACAGAATCTTCTTTTTCTTTAACTATCGGTAATGGTTTTATTGATTTTGATAAAAGTGTTAATTCATTAACTTTAACAGTTATTTCTCCCACTTTTGTTACAAAAACTTCACCTTTGACACCAATAATATCACCTATATCAAGTAATTTTTTAAATACTTTATTGTAAAGTGTTTTATCTTCTCCGGGGCAAATTTTATCACGATTTACATAAAGTTGAATTTTGCCTGAAGAATCTTTAAGCTCTGCAAATGATGCTTTACCCATAATCCTGCGACTCATTATTCTTCCTGCAAGACTTACATTTTCAAATCCCGTTTCGTTTTCTTTATAATTGTTTTTTATTTCTTGAGCTGTTGTTGAAATTTCATAAGTTTCAGGAGGATAAGGATTAATCCCGAGTTTTTTTATTTCTTCTAATTCTTCTCTTCTTCGTAGTTCTTGTTCGCTATAATTTTCAGCCATGATAAAATTGACGTTTAATGTGTTTTAATAATCAAAAAATTTTAAGTGCAAAGATAAATAAATTTTGGATTTCATAAAACTAAGAATAAACTCCATCATTAAATTTTATTACATTATCCCGATTTGTTTCAAAAATTTAAATTGTCTCTGAAAAACTCTGACAATCTTGATGCGAAGGAATAAATAGAAGCCCCCTTAAATTAAAATCCTCTGCGAGTTTTATGAGTTCGTTTTTGCAGAATCTTCAGTGTTAGATTCTGATGAAAGTTGCAATTTTGTTAAAACACAAACTGACTGACCTAATGCTCCGAAATCTTTAAATACATGACCGTTTTCAAATTTCACCGGTTCAGGAAGTGGTATATGTAATTCTGTTCCATCAATAATACTTTCTATTTTTAAATCCAGATGTTCAGACATTGCTTTAATTGCATCCCGACTAATTAGATGGTTTAAAACTTTATTTGGGTTTGGGTCATTAACATAATTTTCGAAAAACGACCAATGCGATGGCATAGAAAATTCCAGAAATGAAAAAATAATTTTCCCATCTACTTTCAAAACTCTTTTGGAATCAATTAAATACTTATATATTTCTTCATGAGTTAAATGTGTAAATACTGAAAAGAAAGAAATAAAATCAACAGATTCATCTTTAGCAGGAATAGTTAAGCCTGCTGCTGTTTTAAAAACCCAGTCGGGTCTGTTACAGCTTTTTCTTGCGTAATTCACTAACTTTGGGACAATATCAATCCCAATAAATTTCCCTTCCAAAAAATCAACTAATTGCAATGCTAATCTACCGCTTCCACAACCGACATCAACAATAACATGATTTTTTTTCAAGCCCTCTGAAAGTAATAAATAGTATTCAAGCTTTCCAATTGCTTCAAACTCACCACCAATTATCAATTTCATTGCTTTATTTTCATCAATATTTTTCAATACTTCCGAAGCGTTACTGATATAAGTTTT
The window above is part of the Bacteroidota bacterium genome. Proteins encoded here:
- the lysS gene encoding lysine--tRNA ligase encodes the protein MAENYSEQELRRREELEEIKKLGINPYPPETYEISTTAQEIKNNYKENETGFENVSLAGRIMSRRIMGKASFAELKDSSGKIQLYVNRDKICPGEDKTLYNKVFKKLLDIGDIIGVKGEVFVTKVGEITVKVNELTLLSKSIKPLPIVKEKEDSVFDAFTDPEQRYRQRYVDLIVNSNTRKIFETRAKIIQYIRDFLNNKGYLEVETPILQPIYGGAAAKPFKTHHNTLDQTLYLRIANELYLKKLIVGGIDGVYEFAKDFRNEGMDRFHNPEFTQIELYVAYKDYIWMMDLYEEIIEGLVKQLFGTTKITYGGKEVDFKRPWKRISMFEIIEEFTKIDISEMDEEQLFKTAKELNVPIDKTMGKGKIIDEIFGEKCEPNLINPTFIIDYPIEMSPLAKKHRSKDGLVERFECVVIGKEICNAFSELNDPIDQRARFEKQLELGKRGDEEAMVLDEDFLKSIEYGMPPTAGIGIGIDRLTMMLTDSHSIQEVILFPQMRLKEE
- a CDS encoding class I SAM-dependent methyltransferase, whose protein sequence is MNLSQIKKYLKNLFYKIIKKEPHFKKTYISNASEVLKNIDENKAMKLIIGGEFEAIGKLEYYLLLSEGLKKNHVIVDVGCGSGRLALQLVDFLEGKFIGIDIVPKLVNYARKSCNRPDWVFKTAAGLTIPAKDESVDFISFFSVFTHLTHEEIYKYLIDSKRVLKVDGKIIFSFLEFSMPSHWSFFENYVNDPNPNKVLNHLISRDAIKAMSEHLDLKIESIIDGTELHIPLPEPVKFENGHVFKDFGALGQSVCVLTKLQLSSESNTEDSAKTNS